In a genomic window of Epinephelus lanceolatus isolate andai-2023 chromosome 3, ASM4190304v1, whole genome shotgun sequence:
- the LOC117256004 gene encoding uncharacterized protein LOC117256004: protein MGPDTASVPKTESSEESPAEVVVKVISESDSNDASTSTEPENSKQPESSISDKCYSCSVCGKAFDRPSKLERHKPVHTRKPKVVHQCQHCDKSFTQQEKLIRHQNCHNRTNKHPCPDCGKVFNRPSKLERHKRTHSKKPKVPHQCSYCMKTFSKLNKLVRHKRMHTGEKPFTCSVCGKGFSEAGHCKAHEKTHEEQPEKPHCCADCGMCFFKASELRRHFRSHTGEKPFRCTLCESCFSRSEGLKRHMRSHTGERPYKCIICAKGFYSRQDLNIHGLTHSGEKPHLCPVCGKGFSQLGNMKEHEQNVHIKSEKYICNECGATFTRYKSLTKHQRTHTGERPYLCLTCGRRFSWSHSLSRHRRTHTHRQMSMETSKDIVSFEGPSEKPSS from the exons ATGGGCCCAGACACTGCATCTGTCCCAAAAACAGAATCCTCAGAGGAAA GTCCAGCCGAAGTTGTCGTGAAGGTAATCTCAGAATCAGATTCCAACGATGCTTCAACCTCCACTGAGCCTGAGAACTCCAAACAACCGGAGAGCAGCATTTCAGACAAGTGCTACTCCTGCTCCGTTTGTGGCAAGGCATTTGACAGACCGTCAAAGCTAGAGAGGCATAAACCTGTCCACACGAGGAAGCCTAAGGTTGTTCATCAGTGTCAGCATTGTGATAAGAGCTTCACACAACAGGAGAAGCTGATCCGACATCAGAATTGCCACAACAGGACTAACAAGCACCCATGTCCTGACTGTGGGAAAGTGTTTAACAGGCCTTCAAAGTTAGAGAGACACAAGCGCACCCACTCAAAGAAACCAAAGGTTCCTCATCAGTGTTCGTACTGCATGAAGACGTTCAGTAAACTTAATAAACTTGTCCGTCACAAGCGAATGCACACTGGGGAGAAACCTTTCACCTGCTCGGTCTGCGGAAAAGGATTCTCCGAGGCAGGTCACTGCAAAGCACATGAAAAGACGCATGAGGAGCAGCCAGAAAAACCTCACTGCTGCGCCGACTGCGGGATGTGCTTCTTCAAGGCCTCGGAGCTACGTCGGCATTTCCGCTCCCACACGGGAGAGAAACCTTTCAGATGCACCctgtgtgagagctgcttctcCCGCTCAGAAGGACTGAAAAGACACATGAGGAGCCACACAGGGGAAAGACCATACAAATGCATCATCTGCGCAAAAGGATTTTATTCTCGTCAGGATTTGAATATTCACGGATTGACCCACTCAGGAGAGAAACCACATCTTTGCCCTGTGTGTGGTAAAGGCTTCTCACAGCTGGGCAATATGAAAGAACACGAGCAAAATGTTCATATTAAGTCGGAGAAGTATATTTGCAATGAGTGCGGGGCAACCTTCACACGGTAcaaatcactgacaaaacatCAGCGGACACACACGGGGGAAAGACCCtatctgtgtctcacctgtggtCGCAGGTTTTCGTGGAGCCATTCTCTAAGCAGACacaggaggacacacacacacagacagatgtcTATGGAAACATCCAAGGACATAGTGAGTTTTGAAGGACCCTCTGAGAAACCTAGCAGTTGA